The proteins below are encoded in one region of Oncorhynchus clarkii lewisi isolate Uvic-CL-2024 chromosome 33, UVic_Ocla_1.0, whole genome shotgun sequence:
- the LOC139392906 gene encoding septin-5-like, giving the protein MRDLPPTPPPRGASVDQNTTPGCHTPVVDREPEGTGLEMGRSPHTPRGTPLLSRPSPSGPPPFTPPRTKRAPLEGEFEPLKLRKYQLTSMGSRSMDSSPQSRPRSPWGHFDPYDSAEDMDREYVGFATLPNQVHRKSVKKGFAFTLMVAGESGLGKSTLVNSLYLTDLYNNRKVLNAEERIVQTVFITKHTVGIEEKGVRLRLSIVDTPGFGDAVNNTESWKEIEDYIDQQFEQYFRDESGLNRKNIQDNRVHCCLYFISPFGHGLRPLDVECMRALHEKVNIVPVLAKADSLTPTEVRRKKMKIREEMEKFGINIYQFPDCDFDEDEEFKQQEQLLKDSIPFAVIGSNIQVESKGRKFRGRLYPWGVVEVEDPAHSDFLLLRNMLVKTHMQDLKDVTRETHYENYRAQCIQNMTRMVVQERKRSLRDKIQSESSADFPMTPLPLAPVDRETERLIWEKDEELRRMQEVLERIHEQMQQGQKPDY; this is encoded by the exons ATGAGAGAccttccccccacccccccaccccggGGTGCATCTGTGGACCAAAACACAACTCCGGGATGCCACACACCTGTCGTTGACCGAGAACCAGAAGGAACTGGGCTTGAGATGGGGCGATCCCCTCACACCCCAAGAGGGACACCCCTGCTTTCTCGGCCCTCCCCTAGTGGCCCccctcccttcaccccccccAGGACCAAACGTGCCCCACTGGAGGGAGAGTTTGAGCCGCTGAAGTTGAGGAAGTACCAGCTGACCTCTATGGGGTCGCGGTCCATGGACTCCTCCCCTCAGTCCCGGCCACGCAGCCCCTGGGGACACTTTGACCCTTACGACTCTGCAGAG GACATGGACAGGGAGTATGTGGGCTTTGCCACTCTACCCAACCAGGTACACAGGAAGTCAGTCAAAAAGGGTTTTGCCTTCACCCTCATGGTAGCAG GAGAGTCTGGTCTGGGTAAATCCACTCTGGTCAACAGTCTGTACCTTACAGACCTCTACAACAACAGGAAGGTGCTGAATGCAGAGG agcggATCGTGCAAACAGTGTTCATCACCAAACACACCGTGGGTATCGAGGAGAAGGGGGTCAGACTCAGACTCTCCATCGTAGATACACCAGGGTTTGGTGACGctgtcaacaacacagagag CTGGAAAGAGATAGAGGACTACATTGACCAGCAGTTTGAGCAGTACTTCAGAGACGAGAGCGGCCTGAACAGAAAGAACATCCAGGATAACAGAGTCCACTGCTGCCTCTACTTCATCTCTCCCTTCGGACATGG TCTGCGGCCGTTGGATGTGGAATGTATGAGGGCTCTGCATGAAAAGGTGAACATAGTCCCTGTTCTGGCCAAAGCTGACAGCCTCACACCCACTGAGGTCCGCAGGAAGAAGATGAAG ATccgagaggagatggagaagttTGGCATCAACATCTACCAGTTCCCAGACTGTGACTTTGATGAAGATGAGGAGTTTAAACAGCAGGAGCAGCTGCTCAAG gaCAGTATTCCTTTTGCTGTAATAGGCAGTAACATCCAGGTTGAGAGTAAAGGACGCAAGTTCAGAGGTCGGCTCTACCCCTGGGGTGTAGTGGAAG TGGAGGACCCGGCCCACAGTGATTTCCTGCTGCTGAGGAACATGTTGGTGAAGACTCACATGCAGGACCTGAAGGATGTCACCAGAGAGACACACTACGAGAACTACAGAGCACAGTGTATACAGAACATGACACGCATGGTGGTGCAGGAGAGGAAACGCAG CTTGCGTGATAAGATTCAGAGTGAGAGCAGCGCTGACTTCCCCATGACCCCACTCCCACTGGCCCCTGTAGACCGCGAGACAGAGAGGCTCATCTGGGAGAAGGACGAGGAG ttGAGGAGGATGCAGGAGGTGTTGGAGAGGATCCACGAGCAGATGCAACAAGGACAGAAACCAGACTACTGA
- the LOC139392910 gene encoding MAX network transcriptional repressor b, producing MSIDTLLEAARYLEWQAQQQQITHEEERCREKAELHSREAESRRAEVVTCADQPIRFNHVTWGPSQHWPESSQHCQHQHLSPSSHALPLSLPPPPISIAVIPMVPVVTATPSVPPLPVITTIAAAATSLHLGGTQVMKGGSSPTQQQPIQRQLAAQVKAEPNSMTPQTGGSPSQSQPPIQIPYPTSIITKAASQHALLPQQAIPTQPRPNGTIMDDLRGLDGKRRPGGAGTREVHNKLEKNRRAHLKDCFDTLKKNVPNVDEKKTSNLSVLRSALRYIQTLKRKEKEYEHEMERLAREKISTQQRLAELKNELSQCMDVMEIDKVLRQTVQPEDDQASTSTASEGEDNFDQDIDEDLSPPPPPFSLPIIQAKSFLTPHLSITHKTLSSGVLTSPSLLAPPPHPQAIAPAPPPHPHPTVQVSPKVITHPSVIQAVNHVLPANHKHLTHIAPSPSPASSISQPITAAAAAAHQTITAQPIGHITVHPVAHLGGPLPPHMYPQGLTVSQPTVLGHITHTFTHHTLPHVQASHATANVPQVNGAAVPGQCGSSLGKPTTMLAHHHHHHHHHHHPQLVGQTTVLNPVTMVTVPPFPVSTLKLA from the exons AGGAGGAGCGTTGCAGAGAGAAGGCGGAGCTTCACAGCCGGGAGGCAGAGTCCAGACGAGCAGAGGTTGTGACCTGTGCGGACCAGCCAATCAGATTCAACCATGTCACCTGGGGGCCATCACAGCATTGGCCTGAGTCATCACAACATTGTCAGCACcagcacctctctccctcctctcacgctcttcccctctccctccctcctccccccatctccaTCGCTGTCATCCCCATGGTACCCGTTGTCACAGCTACGCCCTCTGTACCGCCTCTTCCCGTCATCACGACTATCGCTGCTGCGGCAACCTCGCTCCACCTCGGAGGCACCCAGGTGATGAAGGGAGGCTCCTCCCCTACTCAGCAGCAGCCAATCCAGCGCCAGCTGGCAGCCCAGGTGAAGGCGGAGCCTAACTCGATGACACCACAGACGGGCGGAAGCCCTAGCCAATCCCAACCTCCAATTCAGATTCCGTACCCAACCTCCATCATCACCAAAGCCGCTTCCCAACATGCACTACTTCCACAGCAAGCCATTCCCACGCAGCCACGCCCAAACGGAACCATCATGGATGACCTGAGAGGGTTGGACGGGAAGAGACGACCTGGAGG AGCTGGAACCAGAGAGGTGCACAACAAACTGGAGAAGAACAGAAGAGCTCACTTGAAGGATTGTTTTGATACACTGAAGAAGAACGTTCCAAACGTTGATGAGAAGAAGACCTCCAACCTCAGTGTTCTACGCAGTGCCCTGCGATACATACAG ACTCTGAAGCGAAAGGAGAAGGAGTATGAACACGAGATGGAGCGTCTGGCGAGAGAGAAGATCTCCACGCAGCAGAGACTGGCTGAGCTGAAGAACGAGCTGAGTCAGTGTATGGATGTTATGGAGATAGACAAGGTCCTCAGACAGACCGTACAACCAGAGGACGACCAGGCTTCTACTTCTACTgcctcag aaGGAGAAGACAACTTTGACCAGGACATTGATGAagacctctcccctcctcctccacccttctccctccccatTATACAGGCCAAATCATtcctcactcctcacctctccatcacacacaAGACCCTTTCCTCTGGGGTTCTGACCAGCCCCTCCCTCTTGgccccccctcctcacccccaaGCCATCGCCCCTGCCCCCCCACCTCACCCCCATCCGACCGTCCAAGTCTCACCCAAAGTCATCACCCACCCTTCCGTCATCCAGGCTGTCAATCACGTCCTCCCGGCTAATCACAAACACCTTACGCACATCGCTCCCTCTCCCAGTCCTGCCTCCTCCATCTCGCAGCCAATCACAGCAGCCGCCGCCGCTGCCCACCAGACAATCACGGCCCAGCCCATCGGACACATCACCGTCCACCCTGTGGCCCACCTGGGGGGTCCCCTGCCCCCCCACATGTACCCCCAGGGATTGACGGTCTCCCAGCCCACGGTGTTGGGGCATATCACCCACACCTTCACCCACCACACCCTTCCCCACGTCCAGGCTAGCCATGCTACCGCTAACGTGCCCCAGGTCAATGGGGCGGCTGTGCCTGGCCAGTGTGGCTCGTCCCTGGGGAAGCCCACAACCATGCtggcccaccaccaccaccaccaccaccaccatcaccacccacaGCTGGTGGGACAAACCACCGTCCTCAACCCAGTCACCATGGTGACTGTACCACCCTTCCCTGTTAGCACACTCAAACTGGCCTga